One Benincasa hispida cultivar B227 chromosome 5, ASM972705v1, whole genome shotgun sequence genomic window carries:
- the LOC120078534 gene encoding zinc finger CCCH domain-containing protein 12 isoform X1, giving the protein MDYSGGNVVHVIPGTSSENWPGEVWATEDEYRAWNNGGDGSVDTPSNSSYDQRQSQSRSGSEPPNKKSRSSQDVTSSNRSKAIGKMFFKTKLCCKFRAGTCPYITNCNFAHSIEELRRPPHNWQQEIVAAHEEEKAVLSEPREEFQIPSLGTSNFGSESQRSYKGRHCKKFYTEEGCPYGDSCTFLHDEQSKNRESVAISLGPGGYSGGGGGGGGGGGSSGNGSNTKPSNWKTRICNKWELTGYCPFGNKCHFAHGAAELHRYGGGLMETESRDSSAAPPDPKQGVLPKAPGDTVVASVPSVPHSDVYHVVASQRSTIVIQRPGQRTHQKWKGPDKISRIYGDWIDDNE; this is encoded by the exons ATGGATTATAGTGGGGGAAACGTGGTTCATGTAATCCCTGGGACGAGCAGTGAGAATTGGCCAGGGGAAGTTTGGGCTACTGAAGATGAATACAGAGCTTGGAACAATGGTGGTGATGGGTCTGTTGATACGCCTTCTAATTCGAGTTATGATCAAAGACAATCACAAAGCCGGTCTGGAAGCGAACCCCCAAATAAGAAATCGAGAAGCTCACAGGATGTTACGTCTTCAAATCGATCAAAAGCGATAGGAAAAATGTTCTTCAAGACGAAACTCTGCTGCAAATTCCGCGCTGGAACTTGCCCTTACATCACAAATTGCAATTTCGCTCATAGCATTGAGGAACTCAGGCGGCCACCACATAATTGGCAG CAGGAAATTGTGGCCGCCCATGAGGAAGAGAAGGCGGTATTGTCAGAGCCAAGGGAGGAATTTCAAATTCCTTCACTTGGGACATCGAATTTTGGCTCCGAATCACAGAGGTCATATAAAGGTCGGCATTGCAAGAAGTTCTACACAGAGGAGGGCTGTCCATATGGGGATAGTTGTACGTTTCTTCATGATGAGCAATCGAAGAATCGAGAGAGTGTAGCGATAAGCTTGGGTCCTGGTGGCTAcagtggtggtggtggtggtggtggtggtggtggtggttcttCAGGAAATGGATCGAACACGAAGCCGTCGAATTGGAAAACAAGGATTTGTAACAAGTGGGAGTTGACAGGCTATTGCCCATTTGGGAACAAATGCCATTTTGCTCATGGTGCTGCTG AATTGCACCGTTATGGCGGTGGGCTTATGGAGACAGAAAGTAGAGACTCTTCAGCTGCTCCTCCTGACCCAAAGCAGGGTGTATTGCCGAAAGCTCCTGGTGATACTGTGGTTGCTTCTGTTCCTTCAGTACCTCATTCGGATGTTTATCATGTTGTGGCATCACAAAGGTCAACCATTGTAATTCAAAGGCCAGGGCAGAGAACTCATCAGAAGTGGAAGGGTCCCGATAAAATCAGTAGGATATACGGTGATTGGATCGATGACAACGAATAA
- the LOC120078534 gene encoding zinc finger CCCH domain-containing protein 12 isoform X3, with translation MDYSGGNVVHVIPGTSSENWPGEVWATEDEYRAWNNGGDGSVDTPSNSSYDQRQSQSRSGSEPPNKKSRSSQDVTSSNRSKAIGKMFFKTKLCCKFRAGTCPYITNCNFAHSIEELRRPPHNWQQEIVAAHEEEKAVLSEPREEFQIPSLGTSNFGSESQRSYKGRHCKKFYTEEGCPYGDSCTFLHDEQSKNRESVAISLGPGGYSGGGGGGGGGGGSSGNGSNTKPSNWKTRICNKWELTGYCPFGNKCHFAHGAAESRDSSAAPPDPKQGVLPKAPGDTVVASVPSVPHSDVYHVVASQRSTIVIQRPGQRTHQKWKGPDKISRIYGDWIDDNE, from the exons ATGGATTATAGTGGGGGAAACGTGGTTCATGTAATCCCTGGGACGAGCAGTGAGAATTGGCCAGGGGAAGTTTGGGCTACTGAAGATGAATACAGAGCTTGGAACAATGGTGGTGATGGGTCTGTTGATACGCCTTCTAATTCGAGTTATGATCAAAGACAATCACAAAGCCGGTCTGGAAGCGAACCCCCAAATAAGAAATCGAGAAGCTCACAGGATGTTACGTCTTCAAATCGATCAAAAGCGATAGGAAAAATGTTCTTCAAGACGAAACTCTGCTGCAAATTCCGCGCTGGAACTTGCCCTTACATCACAAATTGCAATTTCGCTCATAGCATTGAGGAACTCAGGCGGCCACCACATAATTGGCAG CAGGAAATTGTGGCCGCCCATGAGGAAGAGAAGGCGGTATTGTCAGAGCCAAGGGAGGAATTTCAAATTCCTTCACTTGGGACATCGAATTTTGGCTCCGAATCACAGAGGTCATATAAAGGTCGGCATTGCAAGAAGTTCTACACAGAGGAGGGCTGTCCATATGGGGATAGTTGTACGTTTCTTCATGATGAGCAATCGAAGAATCGAGAGAGTGTAGCGATAAGCTTGGGTCCTGGTGGCTAcagtggtggtggtggtggtggtggtggtggtggtggttcttCAGGAAATGGATCGAACACGAAGCCGTCGAATTGGAAAACAAGGATTTGTAACAAGTGGGAGTTGACAGGCTATTGCCCATTTGGGAACAAATGCCATTTTGCTCATGGTGCTGCTG AAAGTAGAGACTCTTCAGCTGCTCCTCCTGACCCAAAGCAGGGTGTATTGCCGAAAGCTCCTGGTGATACTGTGGTTGCTTCTGTTCCTTCAGTACCTCATTCGGATGTTTATCATGTTGTGGCATCACAAAGGTCAACCATTGTAATTCAAAGGCCAGGGCAGAGAACTCATCAGAAGTGGAAGGGTCCCGATAAAATCAGTAGGATATACGGTGATTGGATCGATGACAACGAATAA
- the LOC120078534 gene encoding zinc finger CCCH domain-containing protein 12 isoform X2 — protein MDYSGGNVVHVIPGTSSENWPGEVWATEDEYRAWNNGGDGSVDTPSNSSYDQRQSQSRSGSEPPNKKSRSSQDVTSSNRSKAIGKMFFKTKLCCKFRAGTCPYITNCNFAHSIEELRRPPHNWQEIVAAHEEEKAVLSEPREEFQIPSLGTSNFGSESQRSYKGRHCKKFYTEEGCPYGDSCTFLHDEQSKNRESVAISLGPGGYSGGGGGGGGGGGSSGNGSNTKPSNWKTRICNKWELTGYCPFGNKCHFAHGAAELHRYGGGLMETESRDSSAAPPDPKQGVLPKAPGDTVVASVPSVPHSDVYHVVASQRSTIVIQRPGQRTHQKWKGPDKISRIYGDWIDDNE, from the exons ATGGATTATAGTGGGGGAAACGTGGTTCATGTAATCCCTGGGACGAGCAGTGAGAATTGGCCAGGGGAAGTTTGGGCTACTGAAGATGAATACAGAGCTTGGAACAATGGTGGTGATGGGTCTGTTGATACGCCTTCTAATTCGAGTTATGATCAAAGACAATCACAAAGCCGGTCTGGAAGCGAACCCCCAAATAAGAAATCGAGAAGCTCACAGGATGTTACGTCTTCAAATCGATCAAAAGCGATAGGAAAAATGTTCTTCAAGACGAAACTCTGCTGCAAATTCCGCGCTGGAACTTGCCCTTACATCACAAATTGCAATTTCGCTCATAGCATTGAGGAACTCAGGCGGCCACCACATAATTGGCAG GAAATTGTGGCCGCCCATGAGGAAGAGAAGGCGGTATTGTCAGAGCCAAGGGAGGAATTTCAAATTCCTTCACTTGGGACATCGAATTTTGGCTCCGAATCACAGAGGTCATATAAAGGTCGGCATTGCAAGAAGTTCTACACAGAGGAGGGCTGTCCATATGGGGATAGTTGTACGTTTCTTCATGATGAGCAATCGAAGAATCGAGAGAGTGTAGCGATAAGCTTGGGTCCTGGTGGCTAcagtggtggtggtggtggtggtggtggtggtggtggttcttCAGGAAATGGATCGAACACGAAGCCGTCGAATTGGAAAACAAGGATTTGTAACAAGTGGGAGTTGACAGGCTATTGCCCATTTGGGAACAAATGCCATTTTGCTCATGGTGCTGCTG AATTGCACCGTTATGGCGGTGGGCTTATGGAGACAGAAAGTAGAGACTCTTCAGCTGCTCCTCCTGACCCAAAGCAGGGTGTATTGCCGAAAGCTCCTGGTGATACTGTGGTTGCTTCTGTTCCTTCAGTACCTCATTCGGATGTTTATCATGTTGTGGCATCACAAAGGTCAACCATTGTAATTCAAAGGCCAGGGCAGAGAACTCATCAGAAGTGGAAGGGTCCCGATAAAATCAGTAGGATATACGGTGATTGGATCGATGACAACGAATAA
- the LOC120078356 gene encoding RING-H2 finger protein ATL29-like gives MSFFVKSQSSSSSSSCSSSSSSSFLLHVFFRPMSTDFSHPPFSTHDHTTPPLTIILTLILLAFLLVGFFSIYFCRCVMDSLLHSRNLRRSPSGNLLHPSSDSPAPPPGLDPLLINSFPTFPYSGIKEFRSDKFGLECAICLLEFDDDSFLRLLTNCYHVFHQECIDLWLESHKTCPVCRRNLDADSPRDSSDKPLDPNSNTDNPPRNAHHESIEDAISIDIDDDVDDDDDNADADDDHHPSGNLNKGKQSIRKTEEDQEESIKRFSRCHSTGHSIVKARREGEQDKHKLRLPEHIKIKIIRGHNWTGSCVTFEEFLRNPGNGGGFSELSESDDRINLPKPP, from the coding sequence ATGAGTTTCTTTGTTAAATCccagtcttcttcttcttcttcttcttgttcttcttcttcttcctcttccttcctCCTCCATGTCTTTTTCCGGCCTATGTCTACAGATTTCTCTCACCCTCCGTTCTCCACTCACGACCATACCACTCCTCCCCTCACCATTATCCTCACTCTCATCCTCCTCGCCTTCCTCCTCGTCGGTTTCTTCTCCATTTACTTCTGTCGCTGCGTTATGGACTCTCTCCTCCACTCTCGCAATCTCCGTCGCTCCCCTTCCGGCAACCTCCTCCACCCGTCCTCTGATTCCCCTGCTCCTCCTCCTGGCCTTGACCCTCTTCTCATCAACTCCTTCCCCACCTTCCCTTACTCTGGAATCAAGGAGTTTCGTAGCGATAAATTCGGATTAGAATGCGCAATTTGTTTGCTTGAATTCGACGATGATAGCTTCCTCCGTCTCCTCACTAATTGTTACCATGTCTTCCATCAAGAATGCATTGATCTCTGGCTTGAATCCCACAAGACCTGCCCTGTTTGTCGTCGGAACCTCGACGCCGATTCCCCTAGAGATTCTTCTGATAAGCCACTTGATCCTAATTCCAACACTGATAATCCACCACGAAATGCCCATCATGAATCCATTGAAGATGCAATTAGTATTGACATTGATGACGATGTGGACGACGACGACGATAATGCCGATGCTGATGACGATCATCACCCTTCTGGTAATTTGAACAAGGGAAAACAGAGTATAAGAAAAACAGAGGAGGATCAGGAAGAAAGTATCAAGAGATTTTCGAGGTGCCATTCGACGGGGCATTCGATCGTGAAGGCAAGAAGAGAGGGGGAACAAGATAAACATAAGTTGAGATTGCCGGAGCATATAAAGATTAAGATCATTAGAGGGCATAACTGGACAGGGAGTTGTGTGACTTTTGAGGAATTCTTGCGTAATCCTGGCAATGGCGGTGGGTTTTCAGAGCTCTCGGAATCCGATGATCGAATCAACTTACCGAAACCGCCATGA